The DNA sequence TCTGTACCAGTATGCTGGTGGGGATCAACTTGATGTTTGCCACCATTTTTTACACCATTGGCGTGGAGCACTTTTCGGGCATCCATACCTTGGTGCCTGCCGAGCAGTATTATTATTTTCTTTACTTCAGCTTCCAGACTTTCTCCACAGTGGGTTATGGGGGAATTGCGCCAGTGGGACATTTGGCGAATATCTTTGCAACCCTGGATTCCCTGGTCGGGATTCTTTTTGTCGCCATCACTACCGCACTGTTTTTTGCACGCTTTTCCAGACCGCAGGCGAGTTTCCGTATTTCTAAAAAAGTGCTGCTTTCGCCATATAAGAATAATTCAAAAGCACTGATGTTTAGAGTAGTGAATAACCGTCGGCATGCCATGTCGGAGGTTTCAATTCGAATCGCTTCAAGGTTTGAAAAGAAAACACCGCAGGGGACTTATCAAAGTGTGTTTGCGGAATTGAAACTCGAAAGAAGTGAAATTATGTTTTTTCCTTATAACTGGACGATCGTCCATGAAATTGATGAAGACAGTCCCTTCTATCATTTTTCGGCACAGGACTGGCAACGGCCTTTTGAGTTGTTAGGAATTATGAAAGGCTTTGATGATGTGTACGGGCAGGTAGTACAGCAGCGTATCTCCTTTACAGAAGAGAATTTTGAATATGGGAAGAAGTTTACAAAAATGTATTCCCGTGCTGCTGATGGGGTAATGGATGTGTATATGGAGGATTTGGACACCTTTGAAGATGCCCAAATACCGAATTAGTCTATTTTATGGAGGCAGGCCTTGGCGTCTTTCTCTGTTTTTTCTTTTAACACGACCTTTTCAACTTTAACGGTTGGGTTATCCGCAGCCTTGCAGATGGTTGTGTTTACATTTTGAATGGAGCTACTTTCCTTTGCGACACTTGCACCATCCCGGGTTCCGAGATACATGAAAAGTAAAAATACGGCAAAACTTAAAATTGATTTCATAAGTAAAAAAATTGAGTGTTGAACAATGAGGGGGAATTGTTAATCCAAATGTAAACAAAAATTCATTAAATCGCTTTAACTGAATATTGTCTTCTTATTAATATAGTGATAATATAAATCATTTTTGGACTTTTAGATAACTTTTTTTCATCTGATTTTAATCTTGATGAGTGTCCTATTTGAAAAAATGATATACATCATGCGCTTAACCTTGTTCTGAAGTAAAATTCTTCATTGCTGTATCAACGGATCAGTAGCCTGAAAGATATTCAGTGATTATTTTGCAGGAGGGCTTTTGGCGTTAAAATGGATTTTTATTATACCTTTGCGCAGTAAACTAAACGAGAAAATGGCAGAAATAGGACAGGACTTAGCGCAAGCAAAGCGCTTGTTGGAATCCGGGGAGCTGGTAGCGATCCCGACAGAAACAGTGTATGGTTTGGCCGCCAACGGCTTGAATGCACAGGCGGCGGCGAAAATCTTTGAAGCCAAAGATCGCCCTTCTTTCGATCCCCTGATTTGTCATACCGACACCATGGACAAGGTGGAGCGCTTTACACAAAATATTCCTGCGCAGGCTTATGCATTGGCTGAGGCATTTTGGCCAGGGCCGATGACATTGTTGCTGGAGCGCCAAAGCAATGTTCCCGAGCTTACCGTTAGTGGATTGCCAAGGGTAGGGGTGCGTATTCCCAATCATCCACAAACCCTGAAGTTGCTGGCAAGCCTTGAATTTCCCTTGGCTGCGCCTTCCGCCAACCCATTTGGCTACATCTCGCCAACCACTGCCCAGCACGTAGATGATCAACTTGGTGAAAAATTAAGTTACATCATTGACGGAGGTCATAGTGAAGTGGGGATTGAATCCACTATTATTGGGTTCGAAAACAATATGCCGACAATTTACCGACTTGGGGGATTGTCAGTTGAACAAATCGAAGACGTGATAGGATCTGTGCAGGTTAAGGCGCACAGCTCTTCAAATCCTTCCGCACCAGGAATGCTGAAAAGTCATTATTCGCCTTCTTGCCCAGTGATATTAGGGGAGAAGCTTGAAGAGATGATGAAGGCCTATGCTGGAAAAAAAGTGGGGATTTTAGGATTTGATTACGGCTTGGAGGATGTGGCTGCTGAAGATCAATTTATTCTTTCCGTAAAGGGAGATCTTAAGGAGGCTGCCACACGTTTATTCACTGGGCTGCGTTATCTCGATAGCAGAAAGCTCGATTTGATTATTACGACTCAAGTCCCTGATACAGGCCTTGGCCGTGGTATCAATGACCGCCTGAGAAGATCGGCGGCTAAAGGATAGCTATTAATAAAATAGAAACATAATACGGAGTGCTCATTGGAGTGCTTCAAACAGAAAATAACACTATGAAAACAGTAGACAATTTCAATTTCGCTGGCAAAAAAGCCGTTGTTCGTGTTGACTTGAACGTTCCATTGAACGAAGATATGACTGTACGTGATTACACTCGTATTAATTCTGTGGTTCCAACAGTACAAAAAATCGTTAAAGATGGCGGTTCTGCGATCTTGATGTCCCACATGGGTCGTCCAAAAGACGGATTCGAGGATAAATTCTCATTGAAGCACATCGTTGCTGACTTGTCTGAGAAGTTAGGTCTTGAGGTTAAATTCGGTGGTGACCCTATCGGAGAAGAAGCTGATGCCATGGCTGCTGACTTGAAAGCAGGTGAGGTAATGTTGCTTGACAACTTGCGTTTCTACAAAGAGGAGAAGAAAGGTGATGAAGATTTCGCTAAGAAATTGGCTTCACGTGGTGATGTATGGGTAATGGATGCTTTCGGTACTGCTCACCGTGCACACGCATCTACTGCTGTGATCGGTAAATTCATGGCGGATAAAGTTGCTGGTTACACAATGGGCCGTGAGATCGAAGCTTCAAGAAAAATCTTGGAAGAAGGTCAAAAGCCTGTAACTGCAATCATGGGTGGTGCTAAGGTTTCTGATAAAATCTTGATCATCGAGAAAATGATCGAAGTATGTGATAACATCATCGTTGGTGGTGGTATGGCTTATACTTTCTTCAAAGCAATGGGTGGAAACATCGGTTCTTCTTTGTGTGAAGAGGATAAATTAGAGTTGGCTTTGGAATTGATCGAAAAAGCAAAATCTAAAGGTGTTCAGTTGTTGTTGCCAGTAGATTCATTGGCGAACACAGGTTTCTCTAACGACGGCGTTTGTATCGAAGTAGATAACATGGATATTCCTGAAGGACACATGGGATTGGATATCGGACCAAAAGCTGCTGCTGAGTTCTCTCAAGTAATCAAAGACTCTAAAACTGTTCTTTGGAATGGTCCAATGGGTGTATTTGAATTCGAAAACTTTGCTGAAGGAACAATCGCAGTAGCTAAAGCTGTTGCGGCTACTACTGTAAACGGTGGATTCTCATTGATTGGTGGTGGCGACTCAGCTGCTGCTGTAAACTCTTTAGGTTTCGGTGACCAAGTATCTTACATCTCAACTGGCGGTGGCGCTATGTTGGAAATGATGGAAGGTAAAGTATTGCCAGGTATGGCTGCTTTGGAAGCATAAGAAATAAAGACCAAAAGTCTTAAAATAAGAACAGCAGGCCATTGTGGTCTGCTGTTTTTTTTATGCATTTTTTACGGTATCGCCTCTATCAGGCAAACGACCTGTTTGGCACCGTTGATCTCCTTTTTATAGTCGTCATAACT is a window from the Persicobacter psychrovividus genome containing:
- a CDS encoding phosphoglycerate kinase; the encoded protein is MKTVDNFNFAGKKAVVRVDLNVPLNEDMTVRDYTRINSVVPTVQKIVKDGGSAILMSHMGRPKDGFEDKFSLKHIVADLSEKLGLEVKFGGDPIGEEADAMAADLKAGEVMLLDNLRFYKEEKKGDEDFAKKLASRGDVWVMDAFGTAHRAHASTAVIGKFMADKVAGYTMGREIEASRKILEEGQKPVTAIMGGAKVSDKILIIEKMIEVCDNIIVGGGMAYTFFKAMGGNIGSSLCEEDKLELALELIEKAKSKGVQLLLPVDSLANTGFSNDGVCIEVDNMDIPEGHMGLDIGPKAAAEFSQVIKDSKTVLWNGPMGVFEFENFAEGTIAVAKAVAATTVNGGFSLIGGGDSAAAVNSLGFGDQVSYISTGGGAMLEMMEGKVLPGMAALEA
- a CDS encoding ion channel, with amino-acid sequence MALKRNKLEKDLGLSLESKQTGRVVRQDGEFNVRYHGDRELNHYQNLVSVSWLKFFVFCTSMLVGINLMFATIFYTIGVEHFSGIHTLVPAEQYYYFLYFSFQTFSTVGYGGIAPVGHLANIFATLDSLVGILFVAITTALFFARFSRPQASFRISKKVLLSPYKNNSKALMFRVVNNRRHAMSEVSIRIASRFEKKTPQGTYQSVFAELKLERSEIMFFPYNWTIVHEIDEDSPFYHFSAQDWQRPFELLGIMKGFDDVYGQVVQQRISFTEENFEYGKKFTKMYSRAADGVMDVYMEDLDTFEDAQIPN
- a CDS encoding L-threonylcarbamoyladenylate synthase, with product MAEIGQDLAQAKRLLESGELVAIPTETVYGLAANGLNAQAAAKIFEAKDRPSFDPLICHTDTMDKVERFTQNIPAQAYALAEAFWPGPMTLLLERQSNVPELTVSGLPRVGVRIPNHPQTLKLLASLEFPLAAPSANPFGYISPTTAQHVDDQLGEKLSYIIDGGHSEVGIESTIIGFENNMPTIYRLGGLSVEQIEDVIGSVQVKAHSSSNPSAPGMLKSHYSPSCPVILGEKLEEMMKAYAGKKVGILGFDYGLEDVAAEDQFILSVKGDLKEAATRLFTGLRYLDSRKLDLIITTQVPDTGLGRGINDRLRRSAAKG